DNA sequence from the Myotis daubentonii chromosome Y, mMyoDau2.1, whole genome shotgun sequence genome:
TGGTGTTAGACCCAGCCTGGAAAACATGAATCATGTTAGACGCAGCTTGGAAGACATGGACTGAGTTGGGCGCCTAATGGAAGACATGGATCATGTTAGACCCAGCCTAGAACACATCGATCATGTTATACTTGGCCTGAAAGACATGGATCGTGTTAGACACAGCCTGGAAGACCTGGACTGTGCTGGGTTTAATCTGGAAGACTTGGATTGTGTTAGAACCAGTATGGATGACATGGACTGGGCTGGGCTAATTTGACTCATGCacataaaaccagtgggaaatgaagtatggtagcaatcatcttaggtagaaactgtagtttaactctaaccctgctgtttggcttctgtacttatttgttttgtttaacaatagaaaagttactttgattttctgaacttatgCATGCTATCCCAATCAATTGAATCCTTCACTGTTGGTGgtgtgaatatcccattgattgtgatctcactggttttagaaagcgcattcttctgtacctgggaaccaggacagcataattatcctaaattgcctcagtggctacAGATAACACGTTctggttgactcagtggtcccaagacccgatggctccagataatgtgttcttgtcaactcagtggtcccaagacccatgGTTCCAGGCaatgtgtttccattgattcagtgatccagagacccaaaactataatttaactaATATGCTCAATTCTGCTTGTGTAAACAGCTTTTTTTGCAAACCCTGGGatataatcaatacctttgtgatttttgcctatacaAATCTGGTGTTGGTACTAGGTAATTACTGCAAGATTTGGAGTGCATGGCCCCCTCggagtcccggatttgcaataaatgtgactccttaatttgacttcttgaggcatccttgtgtgattcgcggggGACATTACAACACCAGTAAAGCCCCCAGAAAAGGAAGGTTGTGGGGCATGGACCAGTCAAGGGACGTCCagatgggctggaccccagcagcaagctaacctacgggtcCGAGTGTCTCCccgttggtggtcagtgcaggtcatagcaagctgttgagcagtcttagcatatcattagcatattacactttggttgaatggacacttagcgtattaggtttttattatacactagaggcctgggggtccctcagcccagcctgcaccctctccaatccgggacctctcaggggatgtccaactgcctctcacaatcctggaccactggcttctaaccgctcacctgcctgatcacctctaacccctctgcctgcctacctgattgcccctaaccacctatgcctgccttcctgatgtcCCCTTATTgttcccctactggcctgattgcccctaactactcccctgctggcctgatcacaccttaccacctctgcctcacatcacacctgggacccaggattccttcctctggctgattgcaggcatccgggacccaggcttctctaccgctggctggccacaggcacccaggacctaagccagcttcacctgggccagccgcagccacaggggaccatggaTGGACGGCTTCGCCTGGgtcacagccacaggcaccctggaccacggggcaggcagcttgtccctttcccaggccgcagcctggctggtccccattcctctctcgcgagctcatttgtgcctggctggtccctattcctctctgctcagtgttgagtgtctgagtcGTTATGGCGTGATGGCATAAGGGCGTGATGACcttttgcatattagctctttattatataggaagttgCCTTCTATAATTAAATGCATatcattttccaatttaatttgaatttttaatccttaagaattaaaaattaatttttcaatgatAACAAAGAAATAATCAGAGGTTTCTCCTGGCTTTAGGGGTCTGGAGGTAGATGCATAAAGGATACAACAGGAGGAGCACAGTTCAGAATGGTGGTGGAGATCAAAGGAGGCCTAAGTGTAGGCAGTGCTGGACTCGAATGTAGCTGGCCACAGGATAAATGCAACTGGAGGATGATGTTATCATTAAGTGTGCCATTCTGGGGCCAGATCTCCTGATTGTCTAATTTATATTGTGGCCATGAGGTACTGCAATAAAAAATGAGATGCTGAGTCTAATTTGGTCTCATAAAATGGAGGCCCTTAAGTGTCTTTAAAAGGCAGACCTTGGAAAGGATTGAGATTGAGTTGTCCAGGGCATTTGCAGCAGGGAGAGTTGCAGGCCTAGTAAGAGGGAAAAACCAAGGAGTGGCATCACACCTTGCTTGCTGCCCTCTTTCTGTGTGCTCAGACCTATTCTAGGAGGTGTCCCCCACTAGAAAGATCAGTGTACAAGGGCTTGCTACTTACTCTCTAGTATAGACCGGACAGACCCGGTGCTCAGGTGTCTTGCTTCTTGTGCATCATGTGACACAACCTGGGCCATCTCCCCCTTGACAATGCAAAACTCACATGCAGAGACTCACATGCCCAAACTCACATACTGAGACTTGGTCCCCAAAATAAAATCCTACAAGGTGTTctgtgaaagggcgagggctatgccctccatcttaccctggatcctccatgttggggcagctgccatgtgctcaggaaagtaccttcttcccggaagccgggatttctttaaactaaccaatgacaatcaagggacatgtgcgccatagagatgaccacatcctgtgtaacaagacccgacttgtgcctggccaattggcagggcccacagtcagctcccctcccctcactattaaagccctgatatTCTCACGAGTGGCATTCTGCTTCCAGTCGCTGTGTCGGCCAGGAGGCAGGGTCGAGTTAGCTAGCTCAAtacaggaccctctgcttttgcatcggaatggctccctggtgtggtttttggggatcttgaaatctgggcataacattttgggggctcgccgggatccccaacaccatcgagggacccccagtccggagggcctgactgacctcGGTAGGTCTTGTTTGTGTCGTGTGGTcgtgtgtgttttgttgtgttttgtatctatcttgtgtgagctcacttctgaaatctgtaatcatAATTGCCCGCATGATCTAGGGGATCAAGGGCGGGAGGAGTCGGGGGACGCCTTgatcctccatctggagggatatagctttgcttccgcggagtcggaaggtctgtagaaaTCCCTTCAATCTGAGACAGGCGGGTCGCTCCCGCTGGTTGGCATGCAGCCATCGTTTtcggtttttgcttccatggagttggaagctTGTTTTGGTTtcgcttccatggagttggaacaCTATATTTTCGGGCCCCTGagttgtctgtgtttgtgttttttcggttttattttgtggatttaCTGGATGGACATTATGGGACAggctcaaactactcctttaagcattatggtcgatcATTTTAAAGAGGTGAAGGGAAGGGCCAGCAACCTCAGTGCGGAGGTCCGGAAGGACCGGTGGCGGACTTTTTGTTCTAGGGAGTGGCCGACTTTTAATGTCGGGTGGCCGCCGGAGGGGACTTTCGATCTCCCCACCATTCATCGGGTTAGGGACGTCGTCTCCCAGCCCAAAGAGGGACATCCTGTCAACTCTCTTACATTGTTACTTGGCAGGACCTCGTGGAAAATCCACCACCTTGGCTTAGGCCCTTCCTCCACACCCTCCGGAGCCAGAACTCATTCTTGCCTTGCAGGAAgcggagaagaagaaggagaagaagaaagccaccCTGCCGTCAGCTCCAGCTCCCCTTTACCCGGTTTTGCAGGGGGGAACTGGAGAAGAGTTAATTTTTCCTCCCCCGTATCATTTCCACAGGATGCCGGAGAGATTCGATCCTACCCTGTCGCGGGAAGCTGACGCAGTTCCgggaatggctgggggcggggttccgGGAATGGCCGCGGTTCCGGTTCCAGTAGGAGGCCCACCTCTCACCCGGCAAAGAGCTCAGCAGAAGCTGTTTGTCGCAGCACCCAACTCCACTATCAAGACCCTGCCCTTACAGGCCGCTGGACCTCCAGATGCGGATGGCAACCAGCCCCATATTTATTGGCCTTTCACAACTAGCGACCTCTATAACTGGAAGGCACAGAACCCTAAGTTCTCCGAAAAACCGGGGAGACTTATTGACTTGCTAGATTCAATTCTTTTCACCCATCAGCCCACATGGGACAACTGTCAGCAGCTTTTACAGGTTCTGTTCacaatggaagagagagaaaggatcctcAATGAGGCCCAAAAGATGGCTCCTGGTGTAGACGGAAATCCAACCACAAACCAGGCCCAGAtagatgtctcttttcccttgactaggcctgaatgggatttcaacacggcagaaggtaaggagaggctcTTGGTCTACCGTCAGACTCTAATGGGAGGTCTCCACAGGGCTGCTAGAAAGCCCACCAATTTGACCAAGGTAGGGAACGTACAGCAGGAAAGAGATGAGTCTCCAGCTTCCTTTCTAGAACGGATCATGGAGGCATATCGCACCTATACCCCCATGGATCCAGAAGCCCCTGAGAATAAGGCAGCTGTAATCATGAGTTTTATAAACCAGTCAGCCACAGACATTAGAAAGAAACTGCAGAGAATAGATAGATTAGGAGAAAAGAGTTTACAGGTTTTACTGGTAGTAGCAGAGAAGGTGTTCAATAACCGAGAGCCCCCTGAGGATAGGCAAGCCCGCGCCATGGTGGCTGCCAGCGACAAGCAGACTCGAAACCTGGCCAAGATTCTGCTAGCCACCACCATGGAGTCCCCTGAGGAGCAGACCCGCCGCCTTCGCCAGCTTGCTGATGGCCAAGAAAGAGGTAAGGGAACTGCCCGGGGCGGGAAAAAGAAGCTGCAACAGAACCAGTGTGCTTACTGCAAAGAGATAGGGCACTGGGTCCGAGAATGCCCAAAGAAGGCCGGTAAAAAGGGGAACAAGACAGACCGGGTGGAGGTCTTGGAGCTGGAAGAACTGAGTGATTAGGGAAGTCGGGGTTcggaccccctccccgagcccaggtAACTCTTAGAGTGGAGGGGACGCCTGTTGACTTCCTTGTCGACACTGGAGCACAACATTCGGTTCTCCGCACACCTCAGGGGAAGCTAGCTAATAAAAAGTCCTGGGTTCAAGGGGCAACTGGCATGagccagtattcatggactaCCCGAAGAACAGTAGATCTAGGAACGGGCCGGGTATCCCATTCCTTCATGGTAATACCAGAATGCCCCTACCCCCTATTAGGATGGGACTTGCTAACCAAGATTGGAGCCCAAATAACCTTCAGACAAGGGGGGCCTCAGGTCACCAATGGCGAAGGCCACCCCATCCAGGTTCTGACTCTGAGATAGGAGGATGAATATCGCCTCCACCAGGGTGCGCTCCCAGTAGAGAACGATATGGACAGGTGGCTGCAAGAattccccacagcctgggcagagACAGGGGGAGTAGGACTGGCCACTCACAGAGCCCCAACCCTGGTAGAACTAAAACCAGGAGAAGGCCCAATGAGAGTCAAACAGTACCCTATGTCCCAGGAGGCTCGGAAGGGAATCCAGCCTCACATTTAGAGACTGCGAAGCCTAGGGATACTGGTTCCATGCCAATCTGCCTGGAACACCCCGCTCCTGCCAGTCAGAAAGCCCCATACGAATGACTATCGACCAGTTCAGGACCTCCGGGAAGTAAATAAAAGAGTCCTGGATATACACCCAACCGTTCCTAACCCATACACTCTCCTAA
Encoded proteins:
- the LOC132225509 gene encoding uncharacterized protein LOC132225509; this translates as MGGLHRAARKPTNLTKVGNVQQERDESPASFLERIMEAYRTYTPMDPEAPENKAAVIMSFINQSATDIRKKLQRIDRLGEKSLQVLLVVAEKVFNNREPPEDRQARAMVAASDKQTRNLAKILLATTMESPEEQTRRLRQLADGQERGKGTARGGKKKLQQNQCAYCKEIGHWVRECPKKAGKKGNKTDRVEVLELEELSD